The following coding sequences are from one Triticum dicoccoides isolate Atlit2015 ecotype Zavitan chromosome 4A, WEW_v2.0, whole genome shotgun sequence window:
- the LOC119287327 gene encoding uncharacterized protein LOC119287327, producing MPVIPVANNGGPRRSLTWFVGGGVPVSAPPWSNGVGEEPMPVVRPPCAVAGHHYLRRLRTWVPRILRPRLGSDYAPASATTAAQPPWCAGAAASCSGDPGLDGQNCDAAVKQTRLLAVNGRLVPESSLRPVTGRNSGILKQQKINLLDIDAALPEEALRASKSQQIRRRSWRAFIKHAESISEMVLATSMLERVIKSEFLKNDWWYWSSFTVAIKTSTVSSLALRIYTLDDCIMYTKEPNIVLATKVVNKGMTRKEPEPSVSYSAPIDLFYTPNLRCSAEQCKTI from the exons ATGCCCGTAATTCCCGTCGCAAATAATGGTGGCCCTCGTCGCTCTCTAACCTGGTTCGTTGGTGGAGGTGTCCCCGTCAGTGCACCACCCTGGAGTAATGGGGTGGGGGAAGAACCCATGCCCGTCGTGCGGCCTCCCTGCGCTGTCGCGGGCCACCATTATTTGCGACGCCTACGAACGTGGGTTCCCCGAATCCTGCGTCCACGTCTTGGGTCCGATTATGCGCCAGCCTCCGCCACCACCGCTGCCCAGCCGCCCTGGTGTGCGGGTGCGGCGGCCTCCTGTAGCGGTGACCCAGGACTGGATGGTCAAAATTGTGATGCAG CAGTCAAGCAAACAAGATTGCTAGCTGTTAACGGTCGCTTGGTTCCGGAGTCATCACTGAGGCCTGTTACAGGAAGAAACTCTGGTATCCTCAAGCAGCAAAAGATCAATTTGCTTGATATAGACGCAGCGTTGCCTGAGGAAGCTTTGAGAGCCTCAAAGTCTCAACAAATAAGAAGGCGTTCATGGCGTGCTTTCATCAAACATGCAGAATCAATATCCGAG ATGGTACTGGCGACCAGCATGTTGGAGAGAGTGATAAAATCCGAGTTCTTGAAGAATGATTGGTGGTACTGGTCCTCCTTCACAGTAGCTATCAAGACCTCAACTGTATCCTCGCTCGCTCTCAGGATCTACACTCTTGACGACTGTATCATGTACACCAAGGAGCCTAACATCGTGCTGGCTACAAAGGTTGTAAACAAGGGGATGACGAGGAAAGAACCAGAACCATCGGTGTCATACTCTGCGCCGATTGATCTATTTTATACCCCAAACTTAAGATGTTCTGCAGAGCAGTGCAAAACAATTTGA